In one Paracoccus everestensis genomic region, the following are encoded:
- a CDS encoding DMT family transporter: MQVLAWASALMGRTRGAMRRPPNAQTAGIALILAAILGFTMMDATAKHLTQTYHPAQVVWARFVGNLVIFALIFRGAMFPLMRTRRPGLQFSRALMQLGSVGLFFSSLQFIGLAEATAIMDLNPVLITLGAALFLGEAIGPRRLGGIAVALIGALIIIRPGMGVFQPAALLPLVGAFTYATGALLTRMARADSVATSVMWSAVVGSVLTSLVVPFVWQPITMADLWAFALLGVFGTLSQYLLVRAFATAEAGVLAPFGYTGLIWAGLWGWLLFGQLPDAWTVAGAAIIVAAGLYVWSREARAARKPS, translated from the coding sequence ATGCAGGTTCTGGCATGGGCCTCGGCCCTGATGGGACGGACACGCGGTGCAATGCGCCGCCCCCCGAACGCCCAGACCGCGGGCATCGCGCTGATCCTGGCCGCGATCCTGGGATTCACGATGATGGATGCGACGGCCAAGCACCTGACGCAAACCTATCATCCCGCGCAGGTGGTCTGGGCGCGCTTTGTCGGCAACCTGGTGATCTTCGCGCTGATCTTCAGGGGCGCGATGTTCCCGCTGATGCGCACCCGACGCCCCGGCCTGCAATTTTCCCGCGCCCTGATGCAGCTTGGATCGGTGGGGCTGTTCTTCAGTTCCCTGCAATTCATCGGCCTTGCCGAGGCGACGGCGATCATGGACCTGAACCCGGTCCTGATCACCCTTGGCGCCGCGCTGTTCCTGGGCGAGGCGATCGGCCCCCGGCGGCTGGGGGGCATCGCCGTCGCGCTGATCGGCGCCCTGATCATCATCCGCCCCGGCATGGGGGTGTTCCAGCCTGCCGCCCTGCTGCCGCTGGTCGGGGCCTTTACCTATGCCACGGGGGCGCTGCTGACGCGGATGGCGCGGGCGGATTCAGTTGCGACATCGGTCATGTGGTCGGCGGTGGTGGGCAGCGTCCTGACCTCGCTTGTGGTTCCCTTCGTCTGGCAGCCCATCACCATGGCCGATCTATGGGCCTTTGCGTTGCTGGGCGTCTTTGGCACGCTGAGCCAATACCTGCTGGTCCGCGCCTTTGCCACGGCCGAGGCCGGGGTTCTGGCCCCCTTTGGCTATACCGGGCTGATCTGGGCGGGCCTTTGGGGTTGGCTGCTGTTCGGGCAGTTGCCCGACGCGTGGACGGTCGCGGGCGCCGCGATTATCGTGGCAGCAGGCCTTTATGTCTGGTCCCGAGAAGCCCGCGCGGCACGAAAGCCCTCATGA
- a CDS encoding site-specific tyrosine recombinase XerD, whose amino-acid sequence MIADHRAISAFLDAKAAESGSALNTVLAYGRDLRDLSDWLSTHKLALAQLTRERVEDYLAHCDAQGLSRATRARRLSSIRQFTRFALEEGWRDDDPAIRISGPGRAKRLPKTLDRAEIDALLAAAPQIGRTGPERARNLCLIEMLYATGMRVSELVALPAAACRGDPQVLLIRGKGGKERMVPLTPPARAALSAWLAIRDDAPKESPLGRLVAGKGARWLFPAPGAAGHMPRQTFGRLLNDVAVAAGVSPSRVTPHVIRHAFATHLLQGGADLRSIQTLLGHADLGTTEIYTHVLDERMRDLVLTHHPLARTPAAVEKAGD is encoded by the coding sequence ATGATCGCCGATCACCGCGCCATTTCTGCCTTCCTGGACGCCAAGGCCGCAGAATCTGGATCGGCCTTGAACACGGTGCTGGCCTATGGCCGCGACCTGCGCGACCTGTCGGACTGGCTGTCCACGCACAAGCTGGCCTTGGCCCAACTAACCCGCGAACGGGTCGAGGATTACCTGGCCCATTGCGACGCCCAGGGTTTGTCGCGGGCCACGCGGGCACGGCGGCTGTCGTCGATCCGCCAGTTCACGCGCTTTGCGTTGGAGGAAGGCTGGCGCGACGACGACCCTGCCATCCGCATCAGCGGGCCGGGCCGGGCCAAGCGACTGCCCAAGACCCTGGACCGGGCCGAGATCGACGCCCTGCTGGCGGCCGCCCCCCAGATCGGGCGGACCGGCCCGGAACGCGCGCGCAACCTGTGCCTGATCGAGATGCTTTATGCCACGGGAATGCGGGTCAGCGAACTGGTGGCCCTGCCCGCCGCCGCCTGCCGGGGCGATCCGCAGGTGTTGCTGATCCGCGGCAAGGGCGGCAAGGAACGCATGGTGCCGTTGACGCCTCCGGCAAGGGCCGCGTTGTCGGCATGGCTGGCGATCCGGGACGACGCGCCCAAGGAAAGCCCGCTTGGCCGCCTCGTGGCAGGAAAGGGCGCCCGCTGGCTGTTCCCCGCGCCCGGTGCTGCGGGCCATATGCCGCGCCAGACCTTTGGGCGGCTGCTGAACGACGTGGCGGTGGCTGCTGGCGTTTCCCCGTCCCGGGTCACGCCTCATGTCATCCGCCACGCATTCGCCACGCATCTGCTGCAAGGCGGGGCCGACCTGCGCAGCATCCAGACCCTTCTGGGCCACGCCGACCTGGGCACGACCGAGATCTATACCCACGTCCTGGACGAACGGATGCGCGACCTGGTCCTGACCCATCATCCCTTGGCGCGGACCCCTGCCGCTGTCGAGAAGGCAGGGGATTAG
- a CDS encoding lysophospholipid acyltransferase family protein yields MSQSEKPPLSDRIANTAFLSVIGLARLLPYDKRIPAVGWLFAHVLGPLAGWRRRIRENLSLARPDLSPDEVKALVRAVPGNAGRSVAEIYSGEEFTSRIRDADPLEGPGLPALEAAFDAHRPVIIACAHFGNYDAMRAALAGRGWPVGALYRPMNNEAFNRHYIPAITAIAEPLFPRGRSGLASMLRFLKGGGWLALGFDQYDRHAPELRFFDLPSRTVLTPAELALRYGAALIPVHGIRCPDGLRFRVHVGEPVEHGEPAAMMQALNDDLEMLVRQHMDQWFWVHRRWK; encoded by the coding sequence ATGAGCCAGTCCGAGAAGCCCCCCCTCTCCGACCGCATTGCCAACACCGCCTTTCTGTCGGTGATCGGGCTTGCCCGGCTGCTGCCCTATGACAAGCGCATCCCCGCCGTGGGCTGGCTATTTGCCCATGTCCTTGGCCCGCTGGCCGGATGGCGGCGGCGGATCCGCGAAAACCTGTCGCTGGCCCGCCCCGACCTGTCGCCCGACGAGGTCAAGGCCCTGGTCCGCGCCGTTCCCGGCAACGCGGGCCGGTCCGTGGCCGAGATCTATTCGGGCGAGGAATTCACGTCCCGCATCCGCGACGCCGACCCGCTGGAAGGTCCGGGCCTGCCCGCCCTGGAAGCCGCTTTCGACGCCCATCGCCCGGTCATCATCGCCTGCGCCCATTTCGGCAATTACGATGCCATGCGCGCGGCGCTTGCCGGGCGCGGCTGGCCGGTCGGCGCGCTGTATCGCCCCATGAACAACGAGGCGTTCAACCGCCATTACATCCCCGCCATCACGGCCATTGCCGAACCGCTGTTCCCGCGCGGTCGATCCGGCCTCGCCTCGATGCTGCGGTTTCTGAAGGGCGGCGGTTGGCTGGCGCTCGGCTTTGACCAATATGACCGCCATGCCCCGGAACTGCGCTTTTTCGACCTGCCCAGCCGCACGGTGCTGACGCCCGCCGAACTGGCGCTGCGATACGGGGCGGCCCTGATCCCGGTCCATGGCATCCGCTGCCCGGATGGCCTGCGCTTTCGCGTCCATGTGGGCGAACCCGTCGAACATGGCGAACCGGCGGCCATGATGCAGGCGCTGAACGACGATCTGGAAATGCTGGTGCGCCAGCACATGGACCAATGGTTCTGGGTCCATCGCCGCTGGAAATAG